CGAAGGATCTCTCTACCACCCATCGGCGCGGCGGGAGGACGAATCCCCATTTGGCCATGGGATGCTTGACGACTTCGAGCCGCAGGCCGTACTGCTGTGCGGCTTCGGTCGCGTTGGGACCGGTATAGCCCTGATCCACAAAGGCTAATTCCACCGAGTTGCGGGTTACCTGCTGTATTTCTTCGGGGAGAGCTGCGACCTGCTCGCGGTCGCCGTCTGAGGCCGGGGTCACTGTCAGCGCCAGCAGGTGGCCAAGCGTGTCGACCGCGATATGCACTTTTGATCCCTTCCTGCGCTTGGTTCCGTCATAGCCCGCCCGCCCACCAAACTTCGGCGTCGACTGCAAGGTGCGGCTGTCAATGTAGACCGTCGTCGGCTGCCCCTTGCGTCCGGCCCACTCCCGCACCAGAGAACGAGTATCCTCCACCAGAATCTCGAAACAACCCCATTTCAGCCAACGCTGCATCTGCTGAAACACTGCATACCAGGGCGGCATATCGTTCGACAGAAATCGCCACTGACCGCCCGTTCGCGCCACATACCGCACAGCGTTAAACACGGACCGAAGATGGTACTTCCGCTGCAAACTGTCCTCCCGGCAAAGCAAAAGATACGACAGCACAAATCCCCACTCCTCATCCGTCACATCGCTCGGATAACCAACCTGCCCCTTCAGACTCATCCTTCCATACTCAACAAAACTCAAACCGCCGCAAAGTTCCTAAACAGGTTCAAAGTTCATAACGGACTCTAGGCTTCCGAGTAGGACAAAAGCCACAACCAGGACTTTGGAGCGTTTGAGCAAAGCTAAAAGAGAGCGACCATAATCCAGCCGAGGCACAACTATACGCATGATTATCCCCAAGACAAAACTAAAAGTATTGCAGTGAGAGCAGTCTAACCCGAAGACAAAAACGAAAGCAACCCTCGAAAAAGAATTGTCAGTAAAAGTAGTTATACGTTTTTATCCCAAGAGACATATGTTAAGGTTTTTCACTTCCCATGTTTCCATTAGTGGCAGCACACATAGCTGAGCCCTTGCAGGTTGGTCTGCCTGGCGTTTTTTGTACCAGTTTGCGTGATAGAGACTTGGTACAAGGAGCTTGATATGCCGAAGGGCAAGAAGCATACGGCGGAGCAGGTAGTGAACCTGCTGCGACAGATTGAAGTGGCTGTAGCGAACGGGAAGACGACGGTTCAGGCGTGTAAGGAAGCGCTGATCACGGAGCAGACGTACTACCGTTGGCGCCGTGAGTACGGCGGGTTGCAGATAGACCAGGCGAAGCGGTTGAAGGAGCTTGAGCAGGAGAACGCGAAGCTGAAGCGTCTGGTGGCGAACCTGAGCCTGGATAATCTTGTGTTGAAGGACTTCGCCTCGGGAAACTTCTAAGCCCGGAGTGTCGTCGTGGCGCTGTGGAGCATGCGCGGCAGAAGCATGGGATCACGGAGCGTCGAGCGTGCTGGCTGGCAGGCCAGCCGCGCGGCACGCAGCGTTATCGACCAACGCAACGGGCGGACGAGAACAAGCTGACGCAGGCGATCGTAACGCTGGCCGGCCAGTATGGCCGCTACGGCTATCGTCGCATCACGGCTCTGCTGGTGCATGCGGGCTGGCGCGTGGGCAAGGACCGCGTGGAACGGATCTGGCGTCGCGAGGTCTGAAGGTACCGCAGAAGCAGAAGTCACGCGGCCGTCTGTGGTTCAACGATGGCTCGTGCGTGCGGCTACGGCCGACGCACCGCAACCATGTGTGGAGCTACGACTTCGTGAGCGTACGCACGCATGACGGCAGGATGGCACGGACGTTGAACCTGATCGATGAGCACACGCGCGAAGCCCTCCTCGTGCGCGTTGAGCGGCGTTGGTCGAGTGCGAAGGTAATCGAAGCGCTTGCCGACGTGATGGTGGTCAAGGGTGTGCCGGAACATCTGAGATCGGACAACGGGCCCGAGTTCATAGCACATGACCTGCGCAAATGGCTGGCGGATACAGGAGCAAAGACGATGTACATCGAGCCTGGCTCGCCGTGGGAGAACGGCTACTGCGAGAGCTTCAACTCGAAGATGCGAGACGAGTTCCTCAATGGAGAGATCTTCTACTCGATAAAGGAACTGCGTGTGCTGGCCGAACGCTGGCGCAACCACTACAACACCGCCAGACCGCACTCGTCGCTAGGTTACAGACCGCCGGCGCCAGAGGCGTGGTTGGCAGCAACTGTTCGGCGGCAGGAGGAGCCGGTCGCTTCGCTCCCGGCTCCTCTTGCCGCTATGTCCTGCATCGACCTGAACTCAGAAATTGCTGCGCTACACTAACAATCCAACTGGTACAAAAGATCGGTCAGGCCAGTATTCGTTCACATCCGACTTCAATTTTGAATGCACAGCGAGTGCGGCAGCAAGACCCAGTAGACCCAGCGGCCCAAGTGCCAAGAGGTAGTAATACTTCTTTTTGGCTGCAGCCTCTTTGCTCTGGACATCATTAAGAGTAGCCTGCAACTGAGAGTTCTCGTTCGCTAGCCTAGATTCAATCACCGACAACTTGCTGATGCAGTCAGGAAGTCCAGCCGACAATGTGCCGACTTGATTTGTGAGCGCGGATATCGACCCCTTCAAGTCGGTTGTTTTATTTTTCAAGAGGTCTATTATCGGCTGGAGCTCTACCAAAGACGCTTTCTTCGAAACAAGTGATTCGAGTTCTTTCAACTGTGGATTCGAAATTTGCACGTATGCAACCACTTGATTTTGCATTGCCAGAATTGGTGGGAACATTCCAGAAATCGTGGTGGAAACCAGACTCTGCACTGAGTGGGCGTCAGACGGAAGGTCATTAAGCGCGTCGATTTGTTGCTGGATGGCCTTCAAATTCGAAGTGGCTTGTGAAAGTGTTCCGTTCATATTACTCCTTTGAAAATAACTTTGGTTGCAAGCTGTTAATTGTTGCTGATCCGTTGCTCAATGTTAGACAGGTACCCCACTTTCCTTGAGGTCAATTCTGAAGTATTAAGCAGCGTGAGGCGCTTAAGCTGCCACGCTTCGTTGAGCGCGGCCACGAGTGCATCCCCTACAGTCTGCCCCGAAGCTGCCTTTATCACCGCCACACCCTCCATCTGGGCCTTTATTGTGCTGATATCGCTGAGCACCGTTTGCACTTCCGTATTAGCTACTGCCAAAAATAATGTACGAACCTGATCGGCATTTTGTATGCCATTGTTCAAGTCACTTATAAAACTTTCCAAGTCACTTCCGAGGAAGTTCCACGCATTCTTCATGGCTGTAGCTGCATTAATCGCGCTACTCAACTGGCCGGATAGGCTATGGTAGCTGCTGCTGAGTCCCAATGCTAATTTGACTTCCTCCTTCAGCGAGGCCTCCGCTCTTAAAAACGATGCTTTCTGATCGAGAAGACTTTTCAACATGACTGCAGAAGCCACTTCACCGCCAACACCCGTCGCCACAACTCCCACTCCAGCTAGAACTAGAGGTGTTGAAGCGCCTGCAGTGACAAAATCAGCGATGCCACCGACCACAATCATGAACGCCCCGCCGGCGATTGTAAGACCGCTCACGACCGTGCCTGCGATTGCGCCGTCTATTTGCCCCTGGATAGACTTGAGTTGAACGTCGTCGGATGCGAGAACTCCGTTATCACCGTTGACAGCCGCGTTTAGTTCGCTCACTACCGTCGCAAAGTCCGCAGCATCGGATGAGAGCGAGGCGTGCAGGGTCTGTAAAGAGGTCAGTACGTTGCTGGCATCAGCTTCATATGCAGTAGCCTGCGCACTGAGAATACCTAGAGTATCTGTCCATTGAGCCGTGGTTGAACCCGCAGGGAGAGACATTGGAACAGTGTTGTTGAGTGCATAATAGTTGCCAATTGCCGAAATGTTCTCGATAATGCTGGGCTGAATAGTATTCAAGTAATTGTTTGCATGGTCTTGGGCTTTGAGCAACCCTGTATTGATTTGAGCCTGATAGGCCTGCAATGTTGGATCGCCAGTGAAATCAACCTGCGGCTGTTCTAAGACACTATTAGCGTATCCCTGAATAAGCAGTGCTTGACCGGCTTGAGCGGTATTAGCGGAATTGATGGCTTGTGCTGCAGCTGATGGGTTCGACATAAGTCTCCTGAGAATTCCGTGTGAAAGTTTCGCTGATTTATATCGTCGTTCGATGATTATCGGTGGACGGGGGATGGTCGTGGCCTCTGCTTCAAGCCCCAAGAAAATGGTGTTGTCTGAGTCGTTTCGAGGCCCCCAGTGCTTGGCTTGTTATAACTGTGCCAGAGTGGGTGTCGTAGCGGAAGACTACAGCGGTAGATAAATCTGTTCATTAGCGATCAAGAATTACGGTGTACCCTCCGAGCATTTGGGAGCTGACGGCTGTAGCCATGGCGTTGGACTAGCCTGTAGATGGTCGATAAGGAATAAGCATGTCCAGCTAAGTGTTCATAGGCCGCTCTGAGCGCTTTAACATTTATTGAACCC
Above is a window of Acidicapsa ligni DNA encoding:
- a CDS encoding IS5 family transposase codes for the protein MSLKGQVGYPSDVTDEEWGFVLSYLLLCREDSLQRKYHLRSVFNAVRYVARTGGQWRFLSNDMPPWYAVFQQMQRWLKWGCFEILVEDTRSLVREWAGRKGQPTTVYIDSRTLQSTPKFGGRAGYDGTKRRKGSKVHIAVDTLGHLLALTVTPASDGDREQVAALPEEIQQVTRNSVELAFVDQGYTGPNATEAAQQYGLRLEVVKHPMAKWGFVLPPRRWVVERSFAWAARFRRLARDYERLDTTLKVLHLLAFPALMLRNLANTLNQSS
- a CDS encoding alpha-helical pore-forming toxin family protein codes for the protein MSNPSAAAQAINSANTAQAGQALLIQGYANSVLEQPQVDFTGDPTLQAYQAQINTGLLKAQDHANNYLNTIQPSIIENISAIGNYYALNNTVPMSLPAGSTTAQWTDTLGILSAQATAYEADASNVLTSLQTLHASLSSDAADFATVVSELNAAVNGDNGVLASDDVQLKSIQGQIDGAIAGTVVSGLTIAGGAFMIVVGGIADFVTAGASTPLVLAGVGVVATGVGGEVASAVMLKSLLDQKASFLRAEASLKEEVKLALGLSSSYHSLSGQLSSAINAATAMKNAWNFLGSDLESFISDLNNGIQNADQVRTLFLAVANTEVQTVLSDISTIKAQMEGVAVIKAASGQTVGDALVAALNEAWQLKRLTLLNTSELTSRKVGYLSNIEQRISNN